CAGTGGATTGTTGTGTATATATAAGATTTGCCTCTTGTAAACCTTTGGGTTGCATTAAATAAAGTCGCACTTTGGTCCGCTTTGAACCTGCATCATTTTCTGTGCACACCTCGTTGTCCTAGAAAcaataatagaatattaaacTACTATAAAAGGGTTATACTTCCACAGATTTGCATAGATTTTGTAGTTGTTAAAACTAAAAGGTTATCACTCAGGTCATTTTCTGAATCTCATTCAAATCGACTACTggctaataattatttttgaatatgtaAGTTGTCTTTCgtcaaaatagaaaaattttgTTGAGGAGGGAAAATAAAACTTTCGAGCTATGAAAAAGACATCAGTTTAAACAGCGCaatattgtgtatttattaattaaggatttatttttacataaaaaagataAAGGATAAATAACTTACATGTAAATCGAAATCAGCAGGGGAGTGGTCGAGTGCGGATCCATTTCTGTGGAAGGGATCGTCACAACGCGACTCACACTTCACTTGTTGCTCCTCTGTGGAccataaattataatctatACTATTTATTCTGGAATCTATACCCACTTATTAGATACTGATTTTGTAGCCTTCAACTGTGGAGTTATAGTTAACTCAGTCAAAAACAATGAAtttgacataaaaaaatcaatatggttaatattatcattatcttttttcttcattacattataaaagtatataatatattcatagTTATTATTCTAGGaacgattttattataaaaaaacattttcattagatttttatattattatttcataaaattttaaacaaagttatgttgtaaatcaaatatttaataatatttgttgttCAACAGAACAAGTACAAACTGgtggcttttattattttcgaaAGATAAAACAGTAAAACGCAATTATCATAACTGCCATCCTCTAAAGACGTCAAAGACAACATCACTTAAAGTCATTTAAGTTCAactaaaaacaacatttaaaaactCACCAGCGTCAACAATACAGAACCCGAGCACCTGATATGGTAGCAAAAACTCAGATACACTCTTGCAATATGCCATTCTGTCCTCATCGTCCCTCTTCATATTGAGCACATACAGACTTCTAGTTTTAAAGTCACTTAGTAGCAAATAGCTCGCACTGGCATCCAATTGGGCCTTCAAGCTCAAAGGGAGATCTGTGCCCAAGGGAGGGGTGAATGTAATCGTCTGAAGGCACATCCAGGTTTTGCAAGTCCATATCTTTATGCTCGTGTTATTATCCGCGCCTGTTACCGCAAATTTCCAGAATTGGACACTGAAATTTATAGAATTTCATTTTTGGTTAGTAAACACTATGTGTATAGAATTAAGAAATTgactggaaaaaaaatatgttaccgTTAATCCAAAATACCATAAATGGAATAGTTagaatagtaattaataacagCGCTCCATGCGCATAtggaattaaacatttaaaacttttcttaatatttttactacaaAATGTATGGAATACtaagtaataatgaaataatgtttattaatttaaataatgagcCAATGTCATTTCAAAAGATAATAagcacataatttaaaaaaaaataataaaagaaaataaacaaaatataacaggATATTTACATGTTTAagtaaatgaataataatattacaaaccCTAATCTAACgcataaaaatttatacagCTAAAATAACGTATTCAAAAAGGCGGTATTACTAAAAATCTGAAAGGTAAAGGAgagaagataaaaaaaatgacaaaCTCACTcagtattataatttttacggTTGTCCAGAAAGAAGAGACAGGTGAGAGGTTTGCCTTCATGTGGCTGCCATTTATGAAGACAACGGGGTACATCTGATCCATCTATGCATACcttgaaaaatttaacaatatcaTCTTATTTTTGTCGTGATGAACATCTTATAAATTGATGAACGataaaaacatgactcattgtCACATTCCGCCTGAGATGATCGAGCAGCAAGAGATAGAGAAAAAGAGAGAATGGCACAACCTTTACATGAACTGTTTTATCATGTTTCTAATAAGTTAGTGAATAATTAATGTGAATTGCACTCTAATATTAATCATCTGTGAAAATCCTTTACTGCTAACACATTGCTGACCTGTGCAAACATAACATATCCATCGGCCCCTGCAGTTGCTAGTGCTGTACCATCAGGGGAGAAAGCAGCAGCACGTAGAGCTGCAGCGTGTGTACTTGCTATCTGTCCCAAGCCGCGATTTAACGCCTCTCTACCTTTGACAACGCCACCGGGTATTGCACTGACTTCACGTATGTTCCATATGCGAGCTGaaaaagatttataaaaactttaccaTAAAGTACTATATTTATAGtaatcaatttaaaagtaCAGTAAAGGCTCCCTATTCGCGCTTCCGTTATTCGCGTTTTCACTATTCGcagattaaaaaaatgcaacccaatttctttattcgctgcaaaaaatttctttattcgcGGATctaaaatttcatacaaaattccaATAGGTGTTTAACGCAATATCATATAGATAATATGGAGTGTAATCCTGATATGAATGTTATGGAATGCTGGAAGAAATTTGACATAGCAATATGCATCGTAAACATAAAAGAATCATTGGAAGAACTGAAACCACACACATTGAAGTCATGCTGGAAAAAACTATGGCCTGCTCTGACTGCGGAAAATGACGAAGAATCCGTGCAAGTTCATACTTTGACTGCAAACACAGCCGAAATTGCAAATGGAATAGGACGGTTCGAACAGATAGAATCAAGGGACATTCAGGAATTGCTTGAATCGCAAAATGAATCTTCATCTTGCGATTCAAGCAATAGACTGACTGACTAAATTGACTGAAACCGACTTGGAGGAAATGTTAAATTCACAGCCCAATGAAGAAGAGACTTCAACTAGCACTGAAAATGTGGCATTTACTCTGAAAAATCTTAGTAAAGTTTTAAGAATGGCAAATGAGCTTTGCGATTTCTTTATGAACATTGATCCATCTATGGAACGAAGTCTTAATTTTAAGAGGCAAATTGCTAATGCGACTGCTGAGTATCAGTCTGAATTGAAGGAGCTATTAAAAACTGCCAAGcaaaagaaaataacaaaactcTTCAAACCATTGCCTGAGCCTGAGGATAATGTTTACATAATCAAAATGttcttcttattttttgtgttcgttcttatatatttgtgtttttcaTTTTGGCACCTAGGAACATATCCCCTATAAACCCATATAAATTACCATTCTGTATTCGCGGCATATTTATGGAACGTATACCCCGCGAATAAAGAGATTTTACTGTACTGCATACATGCCCCTACTATGTATCCACATAGTTAATCTAGACATGTGTATTTAtgtatgatatttaaattagggCGATTTTGTAAGAAATGAAATTAGAAAAACAATCTTTTCCCAATTTCATATATTACCCAGCTTAAAGgattaacaataaacaaatataataatatgatacaCATACCAACATTAGAATGCGTGCTGAGTAGCATCTTAGCTACATCATCATCACTGGCGTCGTCATCTTCATCAGGGATGTAAGGGCACCAAGCTACTAAGTGAGCAGAACCCCCCAGGCCTGTGTCCTCTTGAATCTCAGCAATCAGTGTTGatctaataaagaaataatgtaATTCATGCACCTTCACTAATCTCTTAAAAACTTCTTAGTACCCAGCTTAAAGAGCTCATTACACTACTAgtgtgtatataataatagtatctATATGacagttataatttaattaattaaaaaagacaGACAGGTAAACATCAGCTAACTTCAATACTAATGTCAATGTTTGACtcaactattaattaatttaaagcaGGTCATAGATTTAAGAATTtaagaccgactgcaacatGTGGTCTactcaggaactgctcgagagATCCctgtattgcgaatatgaatttagtatggaaactgcagatcgccgtgcggcgaccgctaAGAGCAGTTGGTATCGGCTGCAACATGCattccgtctatggcccgcttaagaACCCTTAAAATGTCATCAGGAAAACCCAATGTAAATGTTTAATGAATTACTTTTTGTATTGCAAATATGAAATAGTGATTTATTaactcaatattaaaatttggaTCCTAATTGAAATCTCATTTAACTGATAGGTTATGCTCTCAGAATGTATTTCTATTACCTGAGTCTCCCATCTCCATAGACAAATTCATGCACATAAATATTCCCATATTCATCTATACAAGCAAGAAGAACTTGATTCTGAATGAATGCAAATGCCAAATCTTGGACCTgaaaaatattgcaaatagtggggaaaaattatataccaGAAACATTTAGgggtatataaaattgtttctaTTAATTCTAGAAGTGTTAAACAAACTGTatcctatttaaaaaacatattaatgtaacaatttcatttaaaatgacAAGAGATGATTATTGTAATGTGTTACAACTAAGAATCCAACTTAAGCAAAACTTATGTTTATCTTtactacttttaataataacaatttcaagtttaagtatcaataaatgatattttaccTCTCCTTTCATACCCTTGATAAGACATCTTTCATTTATATCAGGTTCCATGTATACAACTCTGACCATTCCATCCACAGATACTGGAGCTGAAAAGTGATATAAGAAATGAATGTTTTATAAGACATCTCAAACATATATCTTTAGCATCTAAGCACGAACAAACCTTCCTAAGGAAGttgaaataaatactattgCCCATAGTAAAATCAGAGTCGGCAATAATTCTTGCAACAACATTTATTGAATTACTTgatttagtaaatattatttaataaaatagagaGTACAACAagcttaaaaatttacttacgtTTAATGCAATAAGCTAAATATTTCCCACTGTTATGCACATCAATTAGGCGGCCGGGATAAAATTTTGCTTCCCAGTTGTAATCCACAATATTTGTAAGTTTTACCTTAGAGCTACCATGATTATGGTTACCAATGTTAGTAGTAACTACTACATCAGTTGCAAAGACTACAGCATTGCACATATCATCTTCTTCTGCAAATGatctgtaaatatttttttaactacactgatagattttattataatagcgacaatattttacaggaacataaaaagtaaaaggttagtaataaacttttgtttattactatAAGATCCAttctacaaacaattttagtGTTTGTGTTTATAGCGTGTGGCGGATAAATTACTTTCTTGACTTACATATTCTGGGTAGTATCGGAGAGTTTGGGATGCATGGTTGTCGGTTGCATTTTGTATTCACCACATTAaatatggaaaataaataaacttatccTTATATGATATACTGATATACAGAATAAAgttaaacaaaactaaataagCCGACTGTTTCTAAGAAATTAATTCGGGAACGACAAAATGCCAAACTCAGCTAAATAGTTAAATACAAGAAAAGTACCACGATCACGAACTACAAGTTCAAACATAGAttgcaaatttaaaattgcaaaCATGCCAGTCCAAtgccaattttttaatttgacattgacatttcttttataaacttatttttagcATGCGTAAATGATGGCGTTAGATGATAAAGGGCCAACATATTTTGTCTTGGCATTTGTTAGTTTAGTGCTTTATGtgtaaattcttattttaatatcgaTACCAAAAGTTTAAACAATGGCTAAAAACAAGGTCTTAATTTACAGTAGGTAGGTATAGTGTgtccttaaaaaaaatgaagtgACATTGCTCTGTGTTCGACAGTCTATGCAGTTTTGAAATTCGATGTATATACAtttggcctaaaggtctagataccaggccataaactccaaaaaaaaaaaaaaaaaaagatgtaTATACATTGTTGATTGTGCAATTTGACAAGTCAGTGCCAAGGCGATTGATTTTTTCAAAGATGGtaagctttaataatatttaattaaatttgattttatttgtgaaatatttgtataatctTGGTTTAATATCATTGTAGTCCTTTGCAAACAAGATTACTATGTTATGGGCCCGTCCGGGAACCGACAATGACCAAAAAGATGATGTACCTTGGACATTACGCTACGCTGGTCGAGGGTTGGGGACGATTGGCAGTTTTAGTATGTATATtccgtttataaataaatacttatactTTAGCCATTACAGAGGAAGCGGAATAACTAACATCAATAGCCTAGAAAAACCAAGACTTCTGACATACATGTTTATcttatcaaaattttattcaaacatGAAACAACTAACATGCCATTATAATGCACAATTCCCCAAAGTCACATAAgatttaatagttataattGTATAGTTGTTTACATAGATAAAGTGTGTtgagtaattaattatttactttaccCCTTACAAACTTAATAGTCATCACATATTGGGAATTTATGTACCTTTCACTAAGCCATTGATGTATGCTAAAGCATAActgaaagtttttatttcttaaaaatttatatattactatgaGCAATCTagtaatatgttatattattatgtgacTTGTTATCATATTATGTTAAGAAGTTTATCTGCATAATTaacttacaatatttttccttttgttgTTAACAACATAATGATGAGCTGCTGTATTTAACTTGTTTCTTAAAATGatgcatattttatattaaatttaacatatattgtGGATAACTTAATAAGAagaataaatacttttaaattcagcATAAACATCTATCTTTATGAATTGTTATGAAATCATCTAATAAGTTCTTACATAtggttttatgtaattaaattcacTTGACATGCTTGACTTAATATTACTAACATCATTTATGTActtgtaaaaattatagactACATTTATTAGGTATGATAATAacaaactgtttttttttcagttgcCATCATACTGGGATTACTTAACTGCACTggtattttagttttccaaGTTGGTTGCTTGATAGCAGGTGTGTGGCAAATGCTTGCAGGATTCATAGTGATTGTGTGTGAAGCACCGTGCTGTTGCTTCTTCATAGATTATGTGCAAGCTCTTTCTGATAAAATGGAGGGACGGCCCTATTGGAACAAAGCAGCTCTATACATTGGGTATGTTTAATGTTGTTTTCCTGAGTGTtgttaaagaaaatagaaACTACAGTGCTTACAAGGAGCTTCTTAACTAGATCTTCCATAACTAATTGATAATAAAGATAAGGAATTTATGGGAAGagccatataaaataaatttctagtTGTTTTAGACATATTTGTGCAACACATgcttaagttattatttttgtcacattaaagttcatcttaatttaaaagtttaactttcaaattaaaaataattttattaataagtataatGGTTTGTTTATTAGGCTATCTCTTCCACCATTCTTCTTGTGCTTACTGAGTGTGAGCACATTGTTAGGCAGTGGAATGATATTTGCTACAGGAATTATTTACGGCATGATGGCTCTTGGT
Above is a genomic segment from Pieris napi chromosome 7, ilPieNapi1.2, whole genome shotgun sequence containing:
- the LOC125051360 gene encoding calcium channel flower isoform X2, which translates into the protein MSFANKITMLWARPGTDNDQKDDVPWTLRYAGRGLGTIGSFIAIILGLLNCTGILVFQVGCLIAGVWQMLAGFIVIVCEAPCCCFFIDYVQALSDKMEGRPYWNKAALYIGLSLPPFFLCLLSVSTLLGSGMIFATGIIYGMMALGKKGSRDDMAAMAAGGTTPPGAPMPASQDHNVTLMEDPDVWRPN
- the LOC125051360 gene encoding calcium channel flower isoform X1, with the protein product MSFANKITMLWARPGTDNDQKDDVPWTLRYAGRGLGTIGSFIAIILGLLNCTGILVFQVGCLIAGVWQMLAGFIVIVCEAPCCCFFIDYVQALSDKMEGRPYWNKAALYIGLSLPPFFLCLLSVSTLLGSGMIFATGIIYGMMALGKKASIDEMRTSAATLEAGGFQPNSAPRANLVRNEQPFSFTGPPLNN